AAGTTGAAAACGCTGGCAATTCGGTCGAACTTGTACGCCGTCTCACGGAGGCGGCCGTCGAGAAAACTGCAAGTGAAGCGGTGAAGACCTGAAACCCGGCGAGCAAACGCAAGCAACTTATCATAAAGCAGGCGCCGGAGGCCGAAATTGCATAGCACCGCCGTGCTTCCAGGCAAGTGATTGGTTCAATCGAATAACGATTAGGATCAGCGGGCGGTGGCGAGGAACTTGCAAGGATGGCCACAGCGAGCACCACCACCGCTCCGTTGCATCCATTGGTTATTCGCCGTCTTGGAATACCAGTATAGCCGCAGGAAATAGCTTCGGTGATTCGGCATACCGGAGCGCCCGCCAGAGAGTGCGAAACAGGGCAAGCGATCGTTCCCTAGCTATCGTAAATCTGGGCGAAATTGAAAACGCTGGCAATCCGGTCGAACTTGTACGCCGTCTCACGGGGGCGGCCGTCGAGAACGCTGCAAGTGAAGCGGTGAAGACCTCAAACCCGGCCAGCAAACGCAAGCAACTTATCATCAAGCAGGCGCCGGAGGCCGAAAATGCATAGCACCGCCGTGCTTCCAGGCAAGTGATTGGTTCAGTCGGATAACGGTAGGCGTCAGCGGGCGGCGGCTTTGTTGTTACACACAAGTTTGTCATTTGCCCAATTGTGACGTTGGCTCATCTTTCGGGTCAAGCTAAAGCCATGCACATCATGGCAACGTGCTGGCTCGCTTTCGGACCTGGAGCGAATCAAAGATGTGTGTAACAACGAGGGGACGGGCGATGGACTTGCAAGCAGACGAATAAACTGACCACCCGTCCTCCGTTGCATGCGATGGTTATCCGTCGGTATGGGGTGAAGCAATGGAGGAAGGTAGGCCGGTCATTTTGTCGACGGTGCCAACGAAGCCATCGCCATAGTAAGACGCAGTAACGACGATCCGGCCCTCGATCGCGTTATTAAAGTCGTCAAGTTCCTCGGACGGAACCCACAGCTCGACATCATCGCGGTCTCCCACAGTCTGGATATCGTATCGCGCCGCGAAATCATCGTCGACATCGAATTCCGTTACAAAGCCGCAGTGACCGGAGGCGTCATCCTTCGTGTTCCAATTGTTTGCGATAGCTGAAGCGTATTTGAAGTTCAATACGGGATAGAAGATCTGTTGATGTGCGAGACGCGGAGGGTACGCGGCCCAACCGGATTCGGCGATCAGTTCGAGTTCAACTAAGCCAACTGGGCGGTAGAGTCGCATGATGTTTTCAGTCGGATAACGGTTACGATCAGCCGGCGGCGACAGAAGATCAACCACTTCAAAACGCCCGACTTCGCCGCTCGGTTGCATCGTTTGGTTCGCCGCTCCTGTGTCAGGTTACGACGTTCGGTGGATGATACGGATTGTCGGAAACTTCAGCTTCGATTTCGGGAGGTGTAGGTTGATCGCTGGGGTCGGTCATTGTGTCTGTGCTTCGTGATCTGAGCAGGACACGCAGTACCGACAAGACGACCGCAAGGCCCGCGAAAACCAGGAAGGCTTGGAAGCCATAGATCAACGGTCCGAGGGTCAAGTTAGCGCCATCGACAGTCAGTGCTTGCAAGCCGTCTTCTGTCATCTGGGCAGGATGTAGATCAGCCCATTCACGTCGTAGCCGCCATTTTTCGTGGATTTCTTGTGCTGAAAACTCGGTTGCAAGTATCGCAAAGCCAAAGATCGCAGCGAGTTTGCCAATGCGACGCAACCAGCGGTTCTTGATGACGCTGAGTGCGACCAGGATTCCAGCACCGCACCAAACCGCAGCAGGGTACATCCATGACAGCGAGTTGGTCCGTGAAGACTCCCAGATTTGGTCAAAGGTTTCCATTTGAGTCTGTGATGCAATTCTGTCGGCGAACGTTCGGCATCACCGGGTCGGGAGAGTTAAGCATCCAATTGTGAAACCTTGCAAGCCCGACTCCGTGTGCATGCCATGGTTATCCGTCGGCATTTGCAAGTGTCGCCGGGTCAATGCCGTTGATCTTACAGTGAATTGAAAAGATTTGGGCGAGTTCTTTCCGAATACCGTCCGGAGCATCCACAAAGTCATCGTCGGTCAAGATGCCATCAATGTAGGCATTGCAGACGGAGTGCCAAGGCTTGTTCGTTGAGAACTCGTTATGGAGTTGGCGAGATGGACCGGCGTGGTATTTGTGGATGGCATCGTCGACATCAAACGCAGTCGCCGTGCCAGCGTCCATTCGCCCGAGCGCCGAGGCGATACGCACAAGTGATTTTCGGAGCAGCCGATCCCAGGCAAGGTTAGCGACCTGCCGAACAAATCGTTTTTCGGATTTGGTGAAATCAGGGACCATGGAAAGTGAGAGATCGGAGGAAAGTGAGCAAGCGTGTCTACGTTGCGAGTTTCAGTCGGATAAAGAATTCATGAAGTCCGTGGTTTGAGGCGAGTCGGTTGCTTTCGCGCTGCTGACCAGGCGGTGATCGTTCTCTTTCGAGACGTCACAATCAATCGCTTCTAACACGTTGACACCCCAAACCACGGAGACTTCTTATGGTGACATGCGCCATCGACCTTGGCAAGTTTAATAGTGTCTGCTGCTTCTTCGACCCGGCCAGCCAGAAGCATCAGTTCGAGACCATCGCCACTCGGCGCTCACACATCGAGCACCTGCTAAGCTCTCGGCCCGACATCGATCTGATCGTCATGGAAGCCTGCGGACCGTCAGGCTGGATCAACGACATCTGCCAAGATAGACAAGTAAAAACACTGGTCTGCAGCACCAACGAGGAAGCTTGGAACTGGAAAGCCACCAAGCGAAAGACCGATCGCGACGACGCACTGAAGCTCGCCGAAATGTCCCTGCTGCGGCGACTCGTGCCGGTCCATGTGCCAAAGCCAGACATTCGCGAGCAACGAGCGTTCATCAAGTATCGCAAGAGTGTCGACCAGGACATCAACCGACTGAAAAACTCGATACGCAGCATCTTCGCCAACCGTGGCATCGAGATCGACACCGGCGAGCGAGCTTGGAACACAGGACGGGTGCACATCAACTCGTTCCGCAAGCCCATCGAAGACTGCACGCGTGACGAGTTGTGGCAGGGCCAACTTGACATGCAACTCACTCGACTCGACGACTTAGCAGTCAAGCTTGAATCTCTCGAAACGAAACTCGATGAGTTCGCTGCCGATCACCCCGACATCGTGCGGCTGATGACGATCCCCGGTGTGGGTCGCAAGACCGCCGAAGCGATCGTCGCGGCCATCGATGATCCCCACCGCTTTAAGAACGCTCGGCATGTATCGAGTTACCTCGGACTGACACCTAAACAACATCAGTCCGGTGAGACCGACCGAAACGGACGCATCAGCAAGCGAGGCAGCAAGCTGCTTCGCACGATGCTGTTGCAGTGCGCTTGGTGCAGCCTCAGATACAACAAGTGGAGCAAGAAGACCTACGATCGAATCACCGGTGGCAGCAAGACACGTCGTAAGAAAGCCGGCATCGCGTTGGCGCGGAAGCTCGGCGTGATCGCTTGGGCGATGATGCGAGACCAGACCGACTGGGACGCCAGCAAGCTGCTGCCCCAAGACGAGGCCAAGGACAACGGCAAGTTGAAGATCAAACGCAAGCCTCCCAAACCACCTGGCCCCGTGTACAGCGACGAGTCATCCGGCGTCGCGCACCGCAAAGCCAACTTAACGATGAAGCCCAAACGCCAAACCCGAACCGGCAACCGTCGCACCCAAACCGTTCAACTGAAATGACACCGACCAAGGCTCGCTGTCTTGCGAGCCGGGCCGCTCTGGAGTGATCGCGAATCGCTGCCCGAGGCACTGCAACAAAAAGTTGACCTCGAGATAATGAATGCGACGCTCCCGAGCAGCCTATTAAACCATCCAATGCTCACCCTTTTACAACCGTCCCGACCGCAGCGAGCTGACGAAGCGGCAGTTGCGAAAGACACCCAAGCGAAATGAGAAACATCCCGAGCAGGACTCCCCTTTGGCCATGACTACTCTCCAGAGTTGGCAACCGAGAAACGCGTCCAACGCTGCAGCGTTGAGCTAGAGTCTCGGGAGACGCCGCGATAAAGCATGTGGCTGGCCCAAGCAAGAGTATTCCAAACGATTCAATCCGATTGGAACGCCTGTAAGAAATGATGAGACGATGCACACCAAACAAGTGACCTGTCACTTCAGCGTCGACACCTCGAATAGTCGAATAGTTCCCAGCCGGACTTTCTCACCTCGCCGCAGTTTCCACCGCCTCCGCCAAGCCAACCCGCTCTCAACACCACGTAAAGAAATGCCCAACAGACCGATGTAGAAAAAACTTCCCAAAAGCGGCCAGTCGCCACTGGTCAAACCACGGACTTCATAGTCGGTGGCGATGACCGGGCCGCCGCAATCGATCATCCATCAGGAAACGCGCTTTCGGCGGCTCCGCGTCCATCGCTTGGTTCGCCGATTTCCGATGTGGTGTTTATTAACGTTGAATCAGCGAAACGCTTCCAATATAGCGTATCGCTTGGATCGCACCATATCACGACGGTCTGCGGTTGGGTTCGTGGATCGCCCTTGATATGGCTGAACACGGGGGCAGGGTTTTGACCGTTTTGAATGCGGTCCAGGCTGGGAAGCGGTGCCATCGCGCCGTCCGTGTACAGCCGGATTTGTAGTTCGACGCGGTCTAGAGCAGCAAGTGCAACCAGATTCGAGAGTTCAGTTTCAACGCGCGAGTAGTTGCGATAGTCCTTGGACTCGCCAGCGGCAGGCGGTGATTGCCATGCCTTGATTTCCGACGCCAGCCGTTGGCGATGATACGCCACGAATAAATCGTTGCGGTACAGCAGCGCAAATGCACCGACAACAAGGGCGAGGCACGCGATGGCAGTTGCGAAAACTCGCGTTCGACTCATGAATCAGTTGCTCGGCGAACGGTTGTGATCACCGGGTCGGGAAAGTAAAGCTTACCATTGCCAAAACGCCCGCAAGCCCGACTCCGCGTGCATCACGTGGTTATCCGCCGTGCGCCATTCACATAACGTTTCGCGACAGGTACATCACATTGTCCTTGAAATACACGCGAGTTTGTCCACCATTTGATGCGGGTTCCGTAGCAAATGCGGCGTCCGGTTCAGTGAAGCCCAGCCTTTGTTCGTCGAATCGTTGAAGTGCATTATCGTATTCAGACATGGGAACGGGGAAATCGGCGACCCAAGTGTCAAACTTGTCCCGAGACATGGAGAATGACGCAAAAAGATGGCCGAAGCTTGGTTCGTAAGTTAAGCATCCCGTCTTGGGTACGTAATCGTTGTGCGATTGATGTAGCCGT
The sequence above is a segment of the Rubripirellula amarantea genome. Coding sequences within it:
- a CDS encoding IS110 family RNA-guided transposase yields the protein MVTCAIDLGKFNSVCCFFDPASQKHQFETIATRRSHIEHLLSSRPDIDLIVMEACGPSGWINDICQDRQVKTLVCSTNEEAWNWKATKRKTDRDDALKLAEMSLLRRLVPVHVPKPDIREQRAFIKYRKSVDQDINRLKNSIRSIFANRGIEIDTGERAWNTGRVHINSFRKPIEDCTRDELWQGQLDMQLTRLDDLAVKLESLETKLDEFAADHPDIVRLMTIPGVGRKTAEAIVAAIDDPHRFKNARHVSSYLGLTPKQHQSGETDRNGRISKRGSKLLRTMLLQCAWCSLRYNKWSKKTYDRITGGSKTRRKKAGIALARKLGVIAWAMMRDQTDWDASKLLPQDEAKDNGKLKIKRKPPKPPGPVYSDESSGVAHRKANLTMKPKRQTRTGNRRTQTVQLK